One Chanodichthys erythropterus isolate Z2021 chromosome 22, ASM2448905v1, whole genome shotgun sequence DNA window includes the following coding sequences:
- the LOC137013012 gene encoding olfactory receptor 52N2-like has product MDNLTLRNSILLVEGLKVTHQSSYLVFIVLFLAYMFAMVSNITLIFLISSEKNLHDPMHFLFCNLPVNDIIGTTVILPRLMQDVLRETSERYITYVECVIQAYFVHVFTAACHYVLMIMAFDRYVAICNPLRYTTIMTNKMVVKLSASAWGLSVFMVTIMLGLTVRLPHCRSKIENPFCDNASLFKLSCENASINNVFGVVYSITVACLSAVSIFITYVNIATVCIRSKNKALNSKAIKTCITHLAVYVIMFVSGAIFIFLHRFPEYSESRKLGSILFHIVPPGLNPLVYGLQTKEIRQKIVKVWCRKTGYS; this is encoded by the coding sequence ATGGACAACCTGACATTAAGAAACAGCATTCTCCTTGTAGAAGGACTCAAAGTTACGCATCAGTCCTCTTACCTTGTTTTCATTGTGCTTTTTTTGGCATATATGTTTGCAATGGTATCAAACATTACACTTATATTTCTGATTTCATCAGAGAAGAATCTGCATGATCCTATGCATTTTCTGTTCTGTAACTTGCCAGTTAATGATATAATAGGGACCACTGTCATTTTGCCACGCTTAATGCAAGACGTTTTAAGAGAAACCTCAGAGCGCTATATAACATATGTGGAGTGTGTTATTCAAGCTTATTTTGTGCATGTATTTACAGCAGCATGTCACTATGTGCTGATGATCATGGCTTTTGACAGATATGTGGCTATATGTAATCCATTGCGATACACAACTATAATGACCAATAAAATGGTAGTTAAATTATCAGCATCAGCCTGGGGGCTGTCAGTATTTATGGTGACAATTATGTTGGGCCTTACTGTGCGTCTGCCTCACTGCAGATCTAAAATTGAAAACCCTTTCTGTGACAATGCCTCACTATTTAAACTGTCCTGTGAAAATGCAAGTATTAATAACGTGTTTGGAGTTGTTTATTCCATAACTGTAGCCTGCCTGTCAGCTGTATCTATATTTATAACATATGTCAATATTGCTACTGTATGTATAAGGAGCAAAAACAAAGCACTCAACAGCAAAGCCATAAAAACCTGCATCACTCATTTAGCTGTTTATGTAATCATGTTTGTTTCTGGAGCCATTTTTATTTTCCTTCATCGTTTTCCTGAATACTCTGAAAGTAGAAAACTAGGTAGCATACTGTTTCACATTGTACCACCAGGATTAAATCCCTTAGTATATGGTTTACAAACCAAAGAGATAAGACAAAAGATTGTTAAAGTTTGGTGTAGAAAGACAGGGTATTCTTGA